Proteins encoded by one window of Shewanella avicenniae:
- a CDS encoding helix-turn-helix domain-containing protein, protein MIRYKIRELVADKSKRDGRKITLSFLADQVGIQSSAMSKIANNTGYHTSVTTIEALCRYFECNIEDLLEYVADDEITKN, encoded by the coding sequence GTGATTAGATATAAGATTAGGGAATTAGTAGCAGATAAATCTAAGCGGGATGGTCGAAAGATCACGTTGTCTTTTTTGGCAGACCAAGTAGGAATCCAAAGCTCTGCCATGTCAAAAATTGCTAACAACACTGGTTATCATACTAGTGTCACGACAATAGAAGCGCTGTGTAGATACTTTGAGTGCAACATTGAAGACTTACTTGAGTATGTAGCAGACGACGAAATTACAAAGAATTGA
- a CDS encoding site-specific integrase has translation MERMSRLLNKSIGDVFKSEALMQMQAYLEITENTQLDKSVQINATDTVYELFRQHGMYSGSTVSSKSLEKIQSLFSNAYEIHNLQLKLLELLLAIIEKQLNIRSAGISTTCQIKQDQPVLKPDDLLTSRLQAKVYQLLEDEAVLGKYLASPYQYRAIMALWLVLKEGVSSQKEITSILSRTSKIYRIDQNWFVETDKRRYWLSSKAELLLTAFWSHSSSDKFDTTKDINKFFHDFRIVPNTFNLKFIQIRAMMKSEFILKNSAIEYGVCQSVIPSKQLSQASLIRLLTGKRISLATSQEELHSVTSRQRLAWISENRSSLKISSENKVAHYKELTTIQQIEDVEKFTRRLIRTSFKKSALIRSQLKTDLKKWLEDDNNACSFPWVWLLLSWCYHLLKEGGKHKKRLRLTTIRSYVQYVAVPFIREFSGCSPKKMVGFDWADKINRAAEHITTSKKAFFLYFAEFLVQSDLVSGLNLSDIDIGINEKSIDANIVTHNEADSIISVCNSLKTHVSMLAKFCFCLGFYSGLRRGEIEGLQLSDFTYNRINYMNLHVRPNKFRELKSKESSRNIPLECLWPTKYREEFEQFLDGTKKDVRLSKSKIFREKSQLDGAFTLLTEIMRSVTGDPRLRFHHCRHSFCNWTWFRINFPNPCTLTGLDLFKHDYFSSTKHEQLCKRLGISQVSRKKWWALSGLLGHATPDTTISSYFHLSEFIQRIKFSSHVPSPMLLRKFWGQQIHIDGFGRLKRIPPSGLVKAESFPAFVTPEFEVKSVDDVVNELTAAKTSTITHKLSLRTIWEIICKIGAGYNVDTVCRYLNLDPMCVTAVINIDKTLTERSLKRSKHKLKPLVNFHSLNSGNIKAIDEFIKRLEDATQSKALGDKFQFNLLVELLEDLVGAKDCLIRTHNRNPALLLLKLLQVMRFKSQNIRIQWYFPSETQYEPDKLDEYRRDLRWWAKTIHKHLFDDMTIELIIPKQLAGCLNQNSSNAFKVIESDAGKYLKYESPGTINIQFLQWQFASKRFYENGAQKFSPQRTRAFISFLRLIAIHTQLNSL, from the coding sequence AATACACAACTCGATAAATCGGTACAAATAAATGCCACTGATACTGTGTACGAGCTGTTTCGCCAACACGGCATGTATTCGGGTTCAACGGTTTCATCAAAGTCTTTAGAAAAAATTCAAAGTTTATTTAGCAACGCCTACGAAATTCATAATCTCCAACTAAAACTATTAGAGTTGCTTCTCGCTATAATCGAGAAGCAGCTAAACATAAGATCAGCAGGGATATCCACGACATGTCAAATCAAACAAGACCAGCCGGTCCTCAAGCCAGATGACTTGCTGACGTCAAGGTTACAAGCGAAAGTCTATCAATTACTTGAAGACGAAGCTGTTTTAGGAAAGTACTTGGCGTCCCCATATCAGTACCGAGCGATTATGGCGCTTTGGCTTGTTCTAAAAGAGGGGGTCAGTAGTCAGAAAGAAATCACTTCAATTCTGAGCAGAACAAGTAAAATTTACAGGATCGATCAGAATTGGTTTGTTGAAACGGACAAGAGACGCTATTGGCTTTCTTCCAAAGCTGAGCTACTGCTAACCGCATTCTGGAGTCATTCGAGCAGTGACAAATTTGATACGACTAAGGATATTAATAAATTCTTTCATGATTTTCGGATTGTTCCCAACACGTTTAATTTGAAGTTCATCCAAATTCGCGCCATGATGAAAAGCGAATTCATACTTAAAAATAGCGCCATTGAGTACGGCGTCTGTCAATCGGTAATCCCCAGTAAGCAGCTTTCTCAAGCATCCTTGATTCGTCTACTCACGGGTAAACGAATCAGTCTTGCAACTTCGCAAGAAGAGTTACACTCGGTCACATCAAGACAGCGACTCGCTTGGATATCAGAAAATCGAAGTTCTCTTAAAATTTCGTCCGAGAATAAGGTCGCACACTACAAAGAGTTGACAACAATTCAACAAATTGAGGATGTAGAAAAATTTACGCGGCGGCTGATTCGGACGTCCTTCAAAAAGAGCGCTCTAATTAGATCTCAGCTCAAAACTGATCTTAAAAAATGGCTAGAGGATGACAATAATGCATGCTCATTTCCTTGGGTGTGGCTACTCCTATCTTGGTGCTACCATCTACTTAAGGAAGGGGGAAAACATAAAAAGCGTCTTCGTTTAACTACGATAAGATCATACGTTCAATACGTTGCTGTGCCTTTTATTAGGGAATTTTCTGGGTGTTCCCCCAAAAAAATGGTGGGGTTTGACTGGGCTGATAAGATCAACCGGGCTGCGGAACATATTACTACCTCAAAGAAGGCATTTTTTTTATATTTTGCCGAGTTTTTAGTCCAAAGTGACCTTGTATCGGGGCTGAACTTATCTGACATTGATATAGGTATAAACGAAAAAAGCATTGACGCTAACATCGTTACCCATAATGAAGCAGATTCGATTATTTCTGTATGTAACTCTTTGAAGACACATGTTTCAATGTTGGCAAAATTCTGTTTTTGTTTAGGATTTTATAGCGGACTACGAAGAGGTGAAATAGAAGGCCTTCAGCTGTCAGATTTTACATATAATCGTATTAATTACATGAATTTACATGTGAGGCCTAATAAATTTCGTGAGCTTAAATCAAAAGAAAGCTCCAGAAATATCCCTTTAGAATGCCTATGGCCTACAAAATATCGAGAAGAATTTGAACAATTCTTAGACGGTACTAAAAAGGATGTAAGGCTTTCTAAATCAAAGATCTTCAGAGAAAAATCGCAATTAGATGGTGCTTTTACACTTCTCACAGAAATCATGAGATCGGTAACGGGAGACCCTCGGCTCCGTTTTCATCACTGTAGACACTCATTTTGTAATTGGACTTGGTTTAGAATAAATTTTCCAAATCCATGTACGTTGACTGGGTTAGATTTATTTAAGCATGATTACTTTTCTTCTACGAAGCACGAGCAGTTGTGTAAGCGGTTGGGAATAAGTCAAGTTTCTAGGAAAAAATGGTGGGCGTTGTCGGGGTTGCTGGGTCATGCCACACCCGACACAACAATTTCCTCATACTTCCATTTATCAGAGTTTATTCAACGAATAAAGTTTTCCTCACATGTTCCATCTCCAATGTTACTCAGAAAATTCTGGGGTCAACAGATACATATAGATGGATTCGGAAGATTGAAGAGAATACCTCCGTCGGGATTAGTTAAAGCTGAGTCTTTCCCTGCATTTGTAACTCCAGAATTTGAAGTTAAAAGTGTAGATGATGTCGTGAATGAGTTAACTGCAGCAAAGACATCGACTATAACGCACAAATTATCTTTGAGAACGATATGGGAAATAATCTGTAAAATTGGAGCAGGCTACAACGTCGATACTGTATGTCGATATCTTAATCTAGACCCAATGTGTGTCACAGCAGTTATAAATATTGATAAAACACTTACTGAGCGAAGTTTGAAACGCTCTAAACATAAGCTAAAACCGCTGGTCAATTTCCACTCACTCAATTCCGGTAATATAAAAGCGATTGACGAATTTATAAAGCGTCTTGAAGATGCTACCCAATCGAAAGCGCTCGGTGACAAATTTCAGTTCAATCTACTTGTGGAGTTGCTTGAAGATCTTGTTGGTGCAAAAGATTGTCTAATAAGGACTCATAATCGCAATCCCGCGTTGCTGTTGTTGAAACTTTTGCAAGTGATGAGATTTAAGAGTCAGAATATTCGGATTCAATGGTATTTCCCGAGCGAAACGCAATATGAACCGGATAAACTAGACGAATACAGACGGGACTTAAGGTGGTGGGCAAAGACTATCCACAAACACCTGTTTGATGACATGACTATCGAATTAATCATTCCTAAACAACTCGCGGGGTGTTTGAATCAAAATTCTTCTAATGCGTTCAAGGTAATCGAAAGTGATGCTGGTAAGTATCTAAAATACGAGTCGCCAGGCACTATAAACATACAGTTTCTACAATGGCAATTTGCTTCAAAACGTTTCTACGAAAACGGCGCACAAAAATTTTCACCACAGAGAACCCGCGCATTCATCAGCTTTTTGAGGCTGATTGCAATTCATACCCAACTCAATTCTTTGTAA